In Pseudobdellovibrionaceae bacterium, the sequence GCGCCGGATTCGATGGCTTTTTTGTAGGGCATGACCGCCGGCGCGACGGGGATGGCGCGCGCGATCTGTTCGTTCACCCAAGTCTCGATCTTTTCGATCTCTTCTTTGGTGACGGGTTTGTTGTGCGAAAAATCGAAGCGCGTTTTTTCGGCGTCGACCAAGCTTCCGGCCTGGGTCACGTGCGTGCCCAGGAACTTGCGCAGCGCCGAGTGCATCAGATGGGTCGCCGAGTGATTGTTCGCGATCTGACGGCGCGTGCTTTCCACGACCTGCAAGGTCACGGGCTGGCCGGTTTTGAACGAACCCGAGGTCACCTCGATCTGGTGCAGGTACACGTCGTTCTTTTTCGTCGTATCGAGGACCTTCGCGTGGCCTTCGGTGGACTCGATGACGCCCGTATCGCCGATCTGTCCGCCGCCCTCGGCGTAGAACGGAGTGACCGCGGTGACGAGCACGCCGGTTTCGCCGGTTTTCAACGTGTCGACGACCGCCGATCCCGAAGAGAGGGCCAGAACGTTCGCGGAGTCTTTCAAGGTCTCGTAGCCGGTGAAGCGGGTCGCGCCGTTTTGGCCTTTGAGGTCTTGCGTCCACGCGATCATGTGGCCGTCATCGGCCGACATGGATTTGCCCTTCCAGCTGGCTTTCGCGAGCTCGCGGGCTTTCTGCATGTGCAGTTCGAATTCGCTTTCGTCGACGCTGAAGCCCTTTTCTTCGGACATCACGCGGGTCAGATCCGCGGGAAAACCGTAGGTATCATAAAGTTTGAAAACGAACTCGCCCGGAACTTTTTTACTGTTCCCCAAGCGTTTGAGCTCGTCGAACAGGATTTGCGTTCCGGTATCGAGCGTTTGCAGGAAGCGACTTTCTTCGTCTTCGATGGTCGCCATGACGACGTCGCGACGGTTCTTCAGCTCGGGGTAAATCGAGCCCATGGATTCGATGTAGACCTCGGCCAGGCGGGGCAGGAACGAGTGCTTGTCCGAAACTTTACGGCCGTAACGGATCGCGCGGCGAAGGATCCGGCGCAGGACGTAGCCGCGGCCTTCGTTCGCGGGCATCGCGCCGTCGGCGATCAAGGTCGCGCTGGAGCGGACGTGGTCCGCCATCACGCGCAGGGCTGCCAGATTCTCTTTCACTTCTTGCGCCGACATGCCGTCGACTTCTTTCGTGCCGACGGGGAGGTCGCGCAGCTTGTCCTCGAGGCGCAGAAGTTTTTGGAAGTCCCAGCCGGCGATTTTACACGCGGCTTCGATCATGGGCGTGAACAAATCGGTGTCGTAGTTGTTCATCTTGCCTTGCATGGCCGCGACCACGCGCTCAAGCCCCGATCCGGTGTCGACCGAAGGTTTGGGCAGGGGCTCCATCACGCCCGGGGATTTTTCGAAGAACTGCATGAAGACCAGGTTCCAGATCTCGACGTAACGGTCTTCACCGGCGACGATCCCTTTGAACGGGTCGGACTCGCGTCCGGCGCGGGGACCGTGATCGTAGAAGATCTCTGAGCAAGGACCGCAGGGACCGGTATCGCCCATACGCCAGAAGTTGTCTTTCTCGCCCAGACGGAAGATGCGGTCTTTCGGAACGCCCTCTTGTTTGTGCCAAATGTCCGCGGCCTCGTCGTCGCTTTCGAAAACGGTGACGTAGAGTTTTTCCTTCGGGATGCCGAGGTCTTTGGTCAACAGCTCCCACGCGAAGCGGATGGCGTCCTTCTTGAAATAGTCACCGAAAGAGAAGTTTCCGAGCATTTCGAAGAAGGTGTGGTGACGCGCGGTGAAGCCGACGTTTTCCAAGTCGTTGTGTTTTCCGCCGGCCCGCACGCACTTCTGTACGGTGACGGCGCGGGTGTAGTCGCGCTTTTCAAGGCCGAGGAACGCGTTTTTGAATTGGTTCATTCCGGCGTTCGCGAACAGCAGCGTCGGATCGTTCTCGGGAATCAGGCTCGAGCTCGCGACATGCGTGTGACCGTTGCGCTTGAAGTAGTCGACAAAGATCTGGCGGATTTCTTGGCTGGTGGGCTTTTTGGACGTCATCCGGCCAATATAGCGAAGGAGTCATCCGTGCGGTAGCGATTTAGGACTTCAGTTCAGCTAAGGCTTTGCGAATGGTTTCGCCCTCGAAGCCCCGGGACAGCAGGAAACGCTGGAGTTTGGCCTTCACTTCCCGGGTCGGGGCCTGGGTGCCCAGTTTGCGCGACACCAGCGCCCGGGCTTTCTCCAGTTCCGTTTCGGGATCGGCTTCGATTTTCGGCAGTCCGAGGGTGCCGAGTTTCTGGTTCATCCAGCGGATGCCTTTTTTGCGACGGTCCAGTCCCGAGCGCCACTTCTCGGCGTAGACTTTAAGCGTTTCGTCGCTGTCCGGCAGCCAGCGGTTTTCGATGGCCCAGGCGATGGCGCTTTCGACCTCTTCGGGCGTGAATTTACGCGAGAGTTTGCGTTTGACCTCGAGGGGGGAGTGGTCGCGACGGGCGACCATATCCAGAATCTTGCGACGCGGGTCCGGCGCGGGCGTCTCTTTCTTTTCCTTCTTGTCGCGACTATCACGATTGTCGCGTGGGTTGTGATCGGGCTTACGATCTGGCATAGATCATTTCTTTCCCCGTTTCGTCGAAAGGGCAACTCCGATGTCCGTCCCCGATCTGCGTATCGTCGCGTCCAGCACCGATTGGTTGGAGAGCTTCCGTGCGTGCATCGATCAGGTCGCGCGCGAGAAAAAGTACCTGCTCATGTCGGAAGGCCCTCCGCTCGCGAAATTACGCGCGTTTATCGAGGGGATGGAGCGCAAGCAAAACCCGCAGTTCCTCGCCTTGGTCGGCGATGAGGTCATCGGGTGGAGCGACCTCCGCCGGTTGGACGACCGGATCACCGGGGAATTGGGGATGGGCGTCAAAGACGGCTACCGGGGACGGGGCGTGGGTCATGCCCTCCTTCAAGCTTGTTTGAAGGCGGCATGGGACTCAGGTTTCGACAAAGTCCAGTTGAAGGTTTATCTACAGAATCAACGGGCCATCGATTTCTATATCGCCGCGGGTTTCCGTTTGGAAAAGCGGCTGAAGAATTTCGCCAAGCTCGACGGCGTGTCTCTCGATGCGCAGCAGATGTATTTACGGAAGGAACACGCTTGAACTCTCGCCTTGCCATGACGCCTTGGACTTTCATCGCCACCTGCGGGGGCGTCGGTTACGCGCCGAAAGCGCCGGGGACCTTTGGCACCCTGATCGCGGTCCCCTTCGCCGTGGCCCTGGCGTTTTTACCGCCGGTCCTGGCGATGGCGATCATCATCGGTATCACCATGGTGGGGATTCAGGCCTGCGAGAAGTTTTGCGCCGTCAGCGGTGAGCACGATCGCCAAGAGATCGTCATCGACGAATTCGCGGGCTACCTGATCGCGGTGAACATGCTGCCGTTCACGTGGCAGAGTTTTTTCGCGGCCTTCATTTTGTTCCGCTTTTTGGATATCACGAAGCCGCTCTTCATCGGTCGTTTGGACCGCAATGTGAAGGGCGGCGTCGGCGTGATGGTCGACGATTTGGCCGCAGGGCTCGTGGCGAACGTCCTTCTGCAATTTGCGTTTTACCAAACCGACTGGCTGGGCGTTCAGTGGGATGGGAGTTTTAGTTTATGAGTTTTCCGAATGAAACCGCTATCCTTCAGTTGACCGCAAGCCTGCGCGACCGGCGCTACACCGTGGGTTTTGGCGAATCCTGCACGGGAGGCCTGTTGTCGGCCCGTATGGCCGCGCTGGCGGGCGTTTCGGACGTCTTCATGGGTTCGGTCGTCAGTTACTCTTACGCCGCGAAGGTCGACCTCTTAGGCGTGAAATGGGAGACCCTGAACGAGCAGGGCGCGGTCAGTGAGCAGGTCGCGCTCGAGATGGCGCGTGGGGTGTGCGAGAAGCTCAAAGCGAACTGCGCCATCGCGGTCACGGGTATCGCGGGACCTTCCGGGGGCACTCCCGAAAAGCCCGTGGGCACGGTTTGGATCGCCGTGAAGGGCCCGCGTTTCGAAGTGGCCGAAAAGTTCGTTTTCAGCGGCGATCGTCTTGAAATTCAAAGCCAATCCACGACTTCAGCCCTCGCACTTTTGCAGAAAAACCTGGTCTGATCGGCAGTTCACTTTTGGCACTTCTAATGCCTACCCAAAGCCGTGCTTATGGGATAACTCGCGGAATCCGTTGAGGATTCGGGCTTGTAGAGTTTTCCAGAATCGTCGCGAAATTTGACACCGGGCGCTATCGCCAGGTACTTGGGCTCCTCACACACGTAAGGAGCTCCCCCATGTTGAAACTGATCTTGGGTCTGACCACTGTCGCCACCTTGACCGCAAGCCCGACGGCTTTCGCGCAGAAGAAGACCATGGATCAGTATTGGGCCGAAACTTCCATCAGCCGCCAGATGCTGGAAGCCGAGTGGCTCGTCAACAACCGGAACTGCGCGATGAGCGAAGCCCGGTTCCGCGGTTGCTTCCAAGCCTTGAACGGAATCGCGTCGCGCGCGACGCCGACATTGGAAGTCGTGCCCGCTGCGCTGGCGAGCGCGGAAGGTTTCGATACCGGCCGCACGGTTTTGCAACTTCCCGGCGGTTTGGTTTTGAATGAAACCGTCGCGCGTGCGGTGCAAGGTGAATCACTCCGTATGTCGCAAATGCGTGCGGTTGAACGCATGAACAAGATCCGCTCGGCATTGGGGGATCTGTACAATAGCCGCGCTCCTGGCGATCTTTATGATTATACGTCGGCTCTGGATCAGGTCATGGGTTACGCGAAGCTTCCCGCGGCGATCGAACCCGCGGCCGTGGCGAAAGCCATCGACAATTTCATGATCGAGGCGCTCGACTCGCACGCGCACTTGAATCCGATGCAACAAGTCCAAGACGATCGCCAGAACGGGAACACCGATATCGTCGGTATTGGCGTCCGCGTTCAGGAAGTCTCGGGCACGGTGGTCGTGACCCAAACCATCGAGGGCGGCCCCGCTCGCGAATCGGGAATGAAGGCGAACGACGTCATCATCGCCATCAACGGTGAGTCGGTTGCGGGTATGGACATCAGTGCGGTCACCGATCGCATCAAGGGCGCCGAGAACACATTGGTCGTCGTGCGCGTCCAACGTAAAGAGCAAGTCGTCGAAATTCCGATCACCCGTCGTCGCATCGTTTTCGAAAACGTGCAGGTGAAAGTGCAAGAGCTGATGGGGCAGAAGATGCTGACCGTGAAGCTCGGCACGTTCACGGACGGTTCGGCTTGCAACAAAATCGAAGCGACGATGATGGCGCTTTCGCAAAAAAATCCCGACCTTTCGGGCGTGATCCTGGATCTGCGCGACAATGGCGGCGGACTCGTGGACCAAGCGCTTTGCATCGGCGGTCTGTTCGTCGGTCGTCAGGTCATCATGAAGACCAAAGATCTGGGACGCGATGGCTTCGATGATCTGCGCTCGTACCGCAACCAGATCACCAAGTTGCCGATGGTCACGCTCATCAACGGCGGATCGGCGAGTGCGTCGGAAGTCGTCTCGGGCGCCCTGCAAGACTATCAACGTTCGTGGGTCGTCGGAGAGCGTTCGTTCGGTAAAGCGACCGTGCAAGCGCCGTCGATGTTCGCGGAAGGCATCTTGATCTACCGTACGGTTCAACGTTTCTACCAACCCAGCGGCCGTACGAATCAAATCGTCGGGATCTTGCCGGACTTCGAAACTCCGAACAAGCCCGGCGCGACGGATGACGAGCGCTTCGTGATGCGCGAAGGGGATTTGTTCCCGAACGCGCTGTCGGCGATCGGTGCTCCCTGGGAGCAGCCCCGCCCGGACGTCGTGGCGAAGATCGCGGAGTGCCGCGCTCGTGGCCGCGCCGAGAACGTTTACCGTTTGGGTGACGAAGTGGATTACCAACTGCAAGTCGCCGCCGAGGTTCTGACTTGCGAGTGATCCTTAGAGCTTAAGTTTGCGTAAAACGAGAACCCTGGGCGACCCCCGGGGTTTTCGCGTTTCTGGAGGGGAACGATGACACAACGAGTGACAGTGGCACCGACACTACGAGCGATAGTGGCGCTGATCCTGATGCTGGGAAGCGGAGTCGCCGCTCAGGCGGCCCAATACCCTTTCGAGCAGATCGAGACGCCGTTCAAAGGCGCTCGCCTGTTTTCCCCGAATGTTTCCACACCGAAGACCTCGATCCTCATGCTTCACGGTAGTGAGGGCGGCAGCAACTACGCGGGCGATATCCAAGCCGTCACCTACGCGATGATGGGCTACCGGGTTTTGCGTTATTGCTATTTCGACTGCGGGCGGGGGATCACCGGTCCGCGGGAAACCCTGCGTGGCGTGAACGCCGAGGGCGCGCTGGCCGCGGTGAAGTGGCTGCGTGAACTTCCGGGCGGCAACGGAAAAGTCGCGATCTACGGAGTTTCGCGCGGGGCCGAGTTCGCGCTCATTCTGGGCTCGATGAATTATGGCGCCGGTGAACGTCCGGATGCGATCATCGCCCATGCGCCCTCGGATGTGTTCGCGGGGCCGGTGAACTGGGATTGGTTCGAGGTCGCCTGCTGGCTTTGCCGCGCGGGAACGGCGTGCGCGGTGGATGAGGACTTCGATTGGAATATGCGTTGCGGTCCCGATGATCCGCGGAAAGTGGATTTCTCGGTGGCGGCGTTTCGCGTGGGCGGGCGTGATCTCGCGGCGGGAACCCGTATCGAAATCGAAAAGTATGACGGACCCTTGATGATCACCGTCGGCGAAAAAGACGAAATCTGGCCCGCGCAGCAGACCCACAACATCGACCGGACGTTGCGGGAAGCGGGACGTAAACCCGAGATCCATTACTTCCCCGAAGGTGGGCACGGCCTGCGCGGTGCGGACGAGGTCCGTCGCGTGAATCTGCTCCTCAATTTTTTAGAACGAATCCCTTAACACCCAAGGAGTAAACCCATGACCCGTTTCATCGTGACTGTATTGAGTGTTCTGATCGCAAACTCCGCCCTGGCGGGCACCATCACCGTGTTCAAAGGCGGCGAGTGGGCGTGCACCGGCGCTTTTCGCGGTAAAGAAGACGGCGACAAAAACCCCTTTCCGGACGGCGACGGCTATACTTTGAAATACGAGTGGGTCGGCGAAACGGCAGAGAATTCGCGCCAAGTTCTGACCTACAAAGACGGTCGCGTGTTGAACATGGTCCGCAACAACAGCGGTTACCACGTCAATGACGGCGGGACGTTCAAGCTCGTTTACGATGCGGCCTACGCTAACATCGATCCCTTGAACGACGACTATTCGAAAATCGAATGGAGCCTGGCCGTCGGCATCGCGCAGGGCCGCTACATCGGCATGGACTTCACTTGCGAAGGCAAAGCGGAGCTCGTGCAGAAGCCCTTCAAACGTTTCACCTGCGTGACGGATGAAGAGATTTTTGAAGGAAAAGAGCGCGCGCAGTACACGATGAAGTTCAAAGTCGCGAACTACGAAGACCCGGCGCTCGTGAACGTCATGTATGACAACGACGACGATCTGGCGATCAAGGTGACTCCGGAAGACTACGTCGTGAATTCGTTGAACGAGAACCTTTCGGTCAACGTCGCGAAGAATGGCGACTTGGTTTTGGACGGCGATTCGGACGGCGTCTACTGGAGCCGCCTGCGTCTGGCGAAAGCCGAGGGCTACAAAAAAGGCACGCTGTCTTTCGAAGGCGAGTTCCGTGGCAACGGCGGCGAAGACAAAATGAGTGTCGGCGTCACTTGTAAGGTTCGGAACTAGTCTCGGTTTTTGAGCAACGGGGTTGAGGTCGAACTTTCGGCTTCAACCCGTTTCTTCGAGCGGAACGGATACAGCGTCTGTTCCAAGTAGGAGTCCGGCACATCGCTTTTATGAATGCCGTAGCCGGACGGCCAATGACCTTCGGGCAGATAGTGTGTTCCGAACACGCGATCAATCACCGGCAAATGCACGGCGAAGTTCTTGTCGATGGCTTCCTTTTCAATGGCGTGATGCCAGTGGTGATAAATCGGCGTCGCGAAGAACGTCTGGAGTGTCGTGAACGGATAGCGGATGTTCACGTGAATGAAGGTCGCCCAGAACGCAACGAAGACCAGATAGGCCTGCAGGGCCTCTTGGCGAAACCCCAAAATGAACAGCGGCACCAGCGTGAGTCCCCGCGTGATCACGATGTCGACCAGATGCAGGCGTGAGCCGGCCAGCCAATCCATGTCTTGGACTGAGTGATGAATCGCGTGAAAGCGCCAAAGAAAGGGGATCTGGTGAAAGGCCCGGTGCACCCAGTACTGGGTGAAGTCGGCCAGAAAGAGCACCTCCAGAAACTGAACGAAAAGCGGCTGGGATTGCACCCAAGCTTGTAAGGTCGGATTCGCGATCTGGGCGCCCAGATACAGCGAAGGGAATAGAATCAGGAACGACGTCAGTTGGATCAGGATATGGCTGAAGAAGAAGTGGTAGAAGTCCGTTTTCCAGCGGGGGCGAAAGATCTTTTGCTTCACCCGGTAGAACAAACTTTCGATGGGGATGAAGACCAAGGCCACGATCAAGATATCCAGGATGAACCAATCCAGGCCGAGGTAATGACTTTTCTCGACCGAGTCTTGTACGGGGATCGCGAGTCCTCCCAGAAAAACGCAGATCGTGGAAACCGCTAAGCCCCACAGGCTCATTTTTTTGTCGGAACTCCGCAGGAAGCCGAAGAGCCCCAGCAGGAAGGAAAGACCGATGAAGAAGGCGAGCGCCCGGCGCAGAAATTCGATGGGGTAGACCTGACGCAGTTCGGGCGTCGTCAGGTACTCGGGGAAATAGAAGCAGAAAACGCCGCCCAAACACAGCGTGGACAGCACGGCGGACAAAAGCCCGCTGACTCTTCCTCGACCGATGCGAAACTCACGGATGGATTTTTCCAAGGTGATTCCATCACAAGATTCAACGTCGGCAGAGTCAAAGTTTTTGGCCCCCGAGTCTGGTCCCGGACTTGAAGTCTTCTGGGGTTATGACTTTGCGAAGCGGATGGTCTTTGCTCTTCTCGCTTTTATGCGTTGTGGCCCTCTTCGGGGGGCCGTCGACTGTCCATGCGGTAGTCAGGTGTGAGGCCATTCACGATCTGCGCTCGGGTCTCGAGATCGTCACCCCGGGCTTGAGTGCTTACCAGCGGCAGGGCGTCGCCTACGGGCTCAACTACACGAGTTTCAAGCATCTGCTGCGCGCTTATGATCGTATCCGTGAAGGACGAATCGAAGGCGAAAATATCTACGAGCAATTCCTGACCGCACTCACGATTCGGCTGAAGGTACAAGAGTCCCAGCTGGCGGCGATTCCGCGCACGGGACCGATGGTGCTGACCTCGAATCATCCCTTCGGAGGTCTGGACGGGATCATTTTGGTGGCGCTGATGAAGCGCCTGCGTCCGGATGTGAAGTTTATGGCGGCCGAGATGCTGACCGTGATTCCGGAACTGCGGGGCGCGATCATTCCGGTGAGCTTCGCGAAAGGTCCCGAAGGCTCGGCCGCGCGCCAACAGGCTTTCGAATCGGCGATGGCGCACGTGGCGGAGGGCGGTGCCCTCATCATCTTCCCGGCGGGCGGAGTCGCGCAGGCGACGGGCTTTCTGGGTTTAGGCAAGGCCATCGATACGCCCTGGAAGGCGGGAGCGGCCCGCATCCTTCAAGCGACGGGGGCGACGCAGGTGTCCGCTTACTTCCCGGGCCAGAATTCGCTTCTATTCCAAACCCTCGGACGCATTCCCGGGGTACGGCCTTTGTTTTTAGGACGTGAAATCGTGAATAAAGAAGATACGGATGTGACCGTCCGATTCGCCGAGCCCCAGCGCCGGGACTGGCTCGAAAACGGGGTGACTTCGGAAGAGATCACCCACGCCTTGCGCGAGAGAACCGACGCTCTCGCGGATTAACGAAGGGGGACCGTGGTCCCCACTCCTTTTACATTTTCGTTTTGTAGCCCGAGCAGAAGTAGTTGCGGCGTTTGACGCGATCTTCGTAGCGGACCCAAACCTTGTGACTGTCGTTGGCCTCTTCGATGTAGACGGTCAGGTCGACATCGCGGCGGCCGGAACCAGCGGGATAGGTCACGCGGTCACGCAGCGAAAGCAGGGTGCGTTTGTCCGGATTGTCGCGCAGCTCGAAAGCGAGGGCGCGGGTCGCCGGAGTGATCACGAGTTCTTCCAGCGCCTGATTCGGGCGGTTGTCGTAGATCGTGATGCGGAACTCGCTCGGCGAAGTCGTCACGCGGACGCTGCACTTGGTTCCATCGCGCATGGTGCCTTCGATCTGATACTTGCCGTGCATTTCACTCAGCTGTTGAAGCACCGGTTGCACACCCTGATTCGGGCGGAACGGGATGGCGGGAAAATTCGGGGTGGTCTGGGCGTTGGCAAATTGCGCCAAAACAAGGCTGCAAACAAGGGCGAGCCATTTCATGCGGGTCCTCCTCCAAGGGCACGCGGAGAGTCATAGGTGACGCTCTGCAAATGAGGCTTGGAGTTAGGTGAGGGGGCGTTCCCGGTCAAGGCTCCGTCACCGGCTTTGAGAATGTTTCCCGGTGTTTGCGGTTCGCCGGGGAGGCACGTGGCGACGCCCCGTTGCCCGCCGCTTCAGCCGTCCGAAGGTCTGGTTTTCGGATCTCGGTTGACGTGTAAATTATGTGTAATTATCTTGGGGTTGGTTTTTCGATTGTAACTGTAGCTCGAAGGACTGAGACACAAACCCAACACCTGCGCGGCCTCACACGCGAACCCGGCAGGCGACAACAGGCCACCCTCGGAAGGGCGGCGGAGAAGACAGATGAACAGAATGGAGACTGGAATGGACAAGGCCAAAGACGCAAAGATGGATCCCAAAGACGCGAAGATCGCGGCTGAACGTGGGAAGGCGTTGGACCTGGCTCTGTCGACCATCGAAAAGCAATTTGGCAAGGGCTCGATCATGCGCTTGGGCGAAGATCAGAAAAGCCTGCACAAAGATATCGAATCGATTCCCACCGGGTCTTTGAGCCTCGATATCGCTCTCGGCATCGGGGGACTCCCGAAAGGCCGTATCGTTGAAATCTTTGGGCCTGAATCTTCGGGTAAAACCACCATCGCGCTGTCGACTCTGGCGCAAGCTCAGAAAAAAGGCGGCGTTGTCGCTTTCGTCGATGCGGAGCACGCGCTGGACATCAGCTATGCTCGTAAACTCGGTGTGAAAGTCGAAGACCTCTTGGTCTCGCAACCCGATACCGGTGAACAGGCTCTCGAGATCACCGAGACGCTCGTGCGTTCGGGCGCGGTGGACGTTCTGGTTGTCGACTCCGTCGCGGCTCTGGTGCCCCGTGCGGAAATCGAAGGCGAGATGGGGGACAGCCACGTCGGTCTGCAAGCGCGTCTGATGTCGCAGGCTTTGCGGAAACTGACCGCGGCGATCAACCGCTCGAACACTCTGGTCATCTTCATCAACCAGATCCGTATGAAAATCGGTGTCATGTTCGGGAACCCCGAAACGACCACCGGTGGTAACGCTCTGAAGTTCTACTCGTCGGTTCGTTTGGACGTGCGCCGGATCGGCGCGATCAAAAACGGTGACGATGTGACCGGAAACCGCACGGCCGTGAAAGTCGTGAAGAACAAGATGGCTCCCCCGTTCACGAAGGTCGAATTCGACCTCATGTACAACGAAGGGATTTCGCTCGAGGGCGACGTTCTGGATCTCGCGACGGTCGCGAATCTGGTCGAAAAGTCGGGCGCATGGTTCAGCTACAACGGTGAACGCATGGGTCAAG encodes:
- the alaS gene encoding alanine--tRNA ligase, whose translation is MTSKKPTSQEIRQIFVDYFKRNGHTHVASSSLIPENDPTLLFANAGMNQFKNAFLGLEKRDYTRAVTVQKCVRAGGKHNDLENVGFTARHHTFFEMLGNFSFGDYFKKDAIRFAWELLTKDLGIPKEKLYVTVFESDDEAADIWHKQEGVPKDRIFRLGEKDNFWRMGDTGPCGPCSEIFYDHGPRAGRESDPFKGIVAGEDRYVEIWNLVFMQFFEKSPGVMEPLPKPSVDTGSGLERVVAAMQGKMNNYDTDLFTPMIEAACKIAGWDFQKLLRLEDKLRDLPVGTKEVDGMSAQEVKENLAALRVMADHVRSSATLIADGAMPANEGRGYVLRRILRRAIRYGRKVSDKHSFLPRLAEVYIESMGSIYPELKNRRDVVMATIEDEESRFLQTLDTGTQILFDELKRLGNSKKVPGEFVFKLYDTYGFPADLTRVMSEEKGFSVDESEFELHMQKARELAKASWKGKSMSADDGHMIAWTQDLKGQNGATRFTGYETLKDSANVLALSSGSAVVDTLKTGETGVLVTAVTPFYAEGGGQIGDTGVIESTEGHAKVLDTTKKNDVYLHQIEVTSGSFKTGQPVTLQVVESTRRQIANNHSATHLMHSALRKFLGTHVTQAGSLVDAEKTRFDFSHNKPVTKEEIEKIETWVNEQIARAIPVAPAVMPYKKAIESGAMALFGEKYGDEVRVLKMDDASTELCGGTHVSNTAQIRLFKIVSESGVSAGVRRIEAITGDVAQKFLMKHASENQKARVAVGLMESWSNFMNSPQDVTQWIEASKAQVRDLEKQIKQSQSAAVDLDAWVKAADSFGGGKVIATEAPSADREILAKWADQLKDKIQTGVVVLLGQGEDTAPLLVAVSKDLNPKVQAGALLKELAGVMGGKGGGRPDFAQGAVPNPKAWPEARAKLKALLG
- a CDS encoding regulatory protein RecX, producing the protein MPDRKPDHNPRDNRDSRDKKEKKETPAPDPRRKILDMVARRDHSPLEVKRKLSRKFTPEEVESAIAWAIENRWLPDSDETLKVYAEKWRSGLDRRKKGIRWMNQKLGTLGLPKIEADPETELEKARALVSRKLGTQAPTREVKAKLQRFLLSRGFEGETIRKALAELKS
- a CDS encoding GNAT family N-acetyltransferase, with translation MSVPDLRIVASSTDWLESFRACIDQVAREKKYLLMSEGPPLAKLRAFIEGMERKQNPQFLALVGDEVIGWSDLRRLDDRITGELGMGVKDGYRGRGVGHALLQACLKAAWDSGFDKVQLKVYLQNQRAIDFYIAAGFRLEKRLKNFAKLDGVSLDAQQMYLRKEHA
- a CDS encoding phosphatidylglycerophosphatase A; its protein translation is MTPWTFIATCGGVGYAPKAPGTFGTLIAVPFAVALAFLPPVLAMAIIIGITMVGIQACEKFCAVSGEHDRQEIVIDEFAGYLIAVNMLPFTWQSFFAAFILFRFLDITKPLFIGRLDRNVKGGVGVMVDDLAAGLVANVLLQFAFYQTDWLGVQWDGSFSL
- a CDS encoding CinA family protein, translating into MSFPNETAILQLTASLRDRRYTVGFGESCTGGLLSARMAALAGVSDVFMGSVVSYSYAAKVDLLGVKWETLNEQGAVSEQVALEMARGVCEKLKANCAIAVTGIAGPSGGTPEKPVGTVWIAVKGPRFEVAEKFVFSGDRLEIQSQSTTSALALLQKNLV
- a CDS encoding PDZ domain-containing protein, coding for MLKLILGLTTVATLTASPTAFAQKKTMDQYWAETSISRQMLEAEWLVNNRNCAMSEARFRGCFQALNGIASRATPTLEVVPAALASAEGFDTGRTVLQLPGGLVLNETVARAVQGESLRMSQMRAVERMNKIRSALGDLYNSRAPGDLYDYTSALDQVMGYAKLPAAIEPAAVAKAIDNFMIEALDSHAHLNPMQQVQDDRQNGNTDIVGIGVRVQEVSGTVVVTQTIEGGPARESGMKANDVIIAINGESVAGMDISAVTDRIKGAENTLVVVRVQRKEQVVEIPITRRRIVFENVQVKVQELMGQKMLTVKLGTFTDGSACNKIEATMMALSQKNPDLSGVILDLRDNGGGLVDQALCIGGLFVGRQVIMKTKDLGRDGFDDLRSYRNQITKLPMVTLINGGSASASEVVSGALQDYQRSWVVGERSFGKATVQAPSMFAEGILIYRTVQRFYQPSGRTNQIVGILPDFETPNKPGATDDERFVMREGDLFPNALSAIGAPWEQPRPDVVAKIAECRARGRAENVYRLGDEVDYQLQVAAEVLTCE
- a CDS encoding dienelactone hydrolase family protein — translated: MALILMLGSGVAAQAAQYPFEQIETPFKGARLFSPNVSTPKTSILMLHGSEGGSNYAGDIQAVTYAMMGYRVLRYCYFDCGRGITGPRETLRGVNAEGALAAVKWLRELPGGNGKVAIYGVSRGAEFALILGSMNYGAGERPDAIIAHAPSDVFAGPVNWDWFEVACWLCRAGTACAVDEDFDWNMRCGPDDPRKVDFSVAAFRVGGRDLAAGTRIEIEKYDGPLMITVGEKDEIWPAQQTHNIDRTLREAGRKPEIHYFPEGGHGLRGADEVRRVNLLLNFLERIP
- a CDS encoding sterol desaturase family protein — its product is MEKSIREFRIGRGRVSGLLSAVLSTLCLGGVFCFYFPEYLTTPELRQVYPIEFLRRALAFFIGLSFLLGLFGFLRSSDKKMSLWGLAVSTICVFLGGLAIPVQDSVEKSHYLGLDWFILDILIVALVFIPIESLFYRVKQKIFRPRWKTDFYHFFFSHILIQLTSFLILFPSLYLGAQIANPTLQAWVQSQPLFVQFLEVLFLADFTQYWVHRAFHQIPFLWRFHAIHHSVQDMDWLAGSRLHLVDIVITRGLTLVPLFILGFRQEALQAYLVFVAFWATFIHVNIRYPFTTLQTFFATPIYHHWHHAIEKEAIDKNFAVHLPVIDRVFGTHYLPEGHWPSGYGIHKSDVPDSYLEQTLYPFRSKKRVEAESSTSTPLLKNRD
- a CDS encoding 1-acyl-sn-glycerol-3-phosphate acyltransferase encodes the protein MTLRSGWSLLFSLLCVVALFGGPSTVHAVVRCEAIHDLRSGLEIVTPGLSAYQRQGVAYGLNYTSFKHLLRAYDRIREGRIEGENIYEQFLTALTIRLKVQESQLAAIPRTGPMVLTSNHPFGGLDGIILVALMKRLRPDVKFMAAEMLTVIPELRGAIIPVSFAKGPEGSAARQQAFESAMAHVAEGGALIIFPAGGVAQATGFLGLGKAIDTPWKAGAARILQATGATQVSAYFPGQNSLLFQTLGRIPGVRPLFLGREIVNKEDTDVTVRFAEPQRRDWLENGVTSEEITHALRERTDALAD
- the recA gene encoding recombinase RecA; its protein translation is MDPKDAKIAAERGKALDLALSTIEKQFGKGSIMRLGEDQKSLHKDIESIPTGSLSLDIALGIGGLPKGRIVEIFGPESSGKTTIALSTLAQAQKKGGVVAFVDAEHALDISYARKLGVKVEDLLVSQPDTGEQALEITETLVRSGAVDVLVVDSVAALVPRAEIEGEMGDSHVGLQARLMSQALRKLTAAINRSNTLVIFINQIRMKIGVMFGNPETTTGGNALKFYSSVRLDVRRIGAIKNGDDVTGNRTAVKVVKNKMAPPFTKVEFDLMYNEGISLEGDVLDLATVANLVEKSGAWFSYNGERMGQGRDQAKNFLKENPKALEELRTKLLVAKGIGQLLMAEPEKDGDVSSPDEVETKAPAKADAKAEAKAAPATAAAKAKPGPAMTPKAKDAKEKDAKH